From Montipora foliosa isolate CH-2021 chromosome 6, ASM3666993v2, whole genome shotgun sequence, a single genomic window includes:
- the LOC138008619 gene encoding homeobox protein HMX3-B-like produces MEEKTRSNPFSISNILNSGSSREHGRKDSNEGSEGGEIHERQRLDFPRTHGLETHRQDESPKDMDRRMSYDFDEWSRTSVEEDQDDRSSEIDKKDGIKKRRKKKTRTVFSRSQVYQLESTFDIKRYLSSSERAGLAAQLHLTETQVKIWFQNRRNKWKRQLAAEMEAASLAQANHQRMVRVPILYRDQSRTSELTAHPPYSFFHPSPYPGMQYPQHYSQFLPPHLRSSPMSSIL; encoded by the exons ATGGAAGAGAAAACGCGGTCGAACCCGTTTTCTATTTCCAACATTCTTAACAGTGGAAGCTCCCGAGAACATGGCAGAAAGGATTCAAATGAAGGCAGCGAGGGTGGAGAGATACACGAGAGACAGCGGCTAGACTTTCCACGAACGCACGGGTTGGAAACTCATCGACAAGATGAAAGCCCTAAAGACATGGATCGAAGAATGTCATACGACTTTGATGAGTGGAGTAGAACGTCAGTTGAAG AAGATCAAGATGATCGCTCTTCAGAGATTGACAAAAAAGATGGCATCAAGAAGAGAAGGAAGAAGAAGACAAGGACTGTGTTCTCTCGCAGCCAAGTATATCAATTGGAGTCCACTTTCGACATTAAGCGCTACCTGTCTTCTTCCGAACGGGCTGGCCTGGCAGCTCAGTTACATCTCACAGAAACACAGGTTAAGATATGGTTTCAAAATCGCCGAAACAAGTGGAAAAGGCAACTAGCCGCGGAGATGGAAGCCGCCAGTTTAGCGCAAGCAAATCACCAGAGAATGGTACGAGTGCCAATACTCTACCGAGACCAGAGTCGTACTAGCGAACTCACAGCCCATCCACCTTATTCGTTTTTTCACCCATCGCCTTATCCTGGCATGCAGTATCCTCAGCACTATTCGCAATTTCTGCCTCCTCATTTAAGATCGTCGCCAATGTCTTCAATACTATAG